GACGCCAGGGCCGACCGCGCGGATGTCGACGATGGTCAGCACCAGCAGCATGATCAGACGCTGCGGGCTTTGCACCGCGTTGGCGAAGTCGAGGATCGTCTTGAAGTCGCTCAGGTCGCGTTTGAAGGCGGTTGCCGACATCAGCAGGTGCCAGCGCACCAGCCAGGCCACCGTTTCGGTTTCCGCCGGCGTCAGACCGAAGCGCGGACACAGCCGCGTCGCGACCTCCGCACCCAGGATGGAATGGTCGCCGCCACGCCCCTTGGCGATATCGTGCAGCAATACCGTGACGTAGAGCGCCCGACGCGACACGATCTGGCCGAAGATCGCGGTTGCGAGCGGATGGTCGTCCTTGAGCAGCCCGCGCTCGATCCGGCTGAGCAGCCCGATCGCGCGGATCGTGTGCTCGTCCACGGTATAGTGATGGTACATGTCGAATTGCATCTGGGCCACGACACGGCCGAAGTCGGGCACGAAGCGCCCGAACACACCAGCTTCGTTCATCCAGCGCAACACCATTTCCGGGTCGCGCTCGCCGGTCAGCAGCGCGAGGAACAGCGCGTTGGCCCGTGGATCGTTGCGCACGCCATCGACCAATCGAGCATCGCGAGCGGCGGCGCGCATGGCGAGCGGGTGAATTTCGAGCGCGTTGGCCTCAGCCAGCTGAAACATCTCGACCAGCCGCACCGGGTCCTGGGCGAAGAAATCGTCCGATGGCAGTGCCAGGCGACCACGATCGAGGACGAAGCCGTTGAGCTTCGACGGGCGCCGGCGGATCGTCGGCAGGCCGAAGCGGCGACCGCGCGCGGCGAACTTTTCGTCGATGTGCGCAACGAACACGCCCGTCAGGTCACCGACCGCCTTGGCCTGCAGGAAGTAGAATTGCATGAACCGCTCGACCTTCGATTTGCCCGGTCGGTCGGTGAAGCGCATGCGGTCGGCGATCTCGCGCTGATAATCGAAGGTCAGCCGATCCTCGGCACGGCCGGCAATGATGTGTAGGTGACAGCGCACCGCCCACAGAAAATTCTCGGCGCGGTAGAAGCGTCGTAGCTCGTCGCGGGTCAACAGCCCCGCACCGACCAGCTCGGGCGCAGTGCCGACATTATAGGCGTATTTGCCGATCCAGAAGAGCGCGTGGAGGTCGCGAAGGCCGCCCTTGCCCTCCTTGACGTTCGGTTCGACGACATACCGGCTGTCGCCCATCTTGACATGGCGGGCGTCGCGTTCGGCGAGTTTTTCGGTGATGAAAGCGCGGGCCGTGTCGGCCTGAACTTCGATGCGAAACCGACGTTCCGCCTCGGCGTAAAGCGTTTCGTCGCCCCAGACGTAGCGCCCCTCGAGCAAGGCGGTGCGGATCGTCACGTCCGCCTTGGCCTGGCGCACCATCTCGTCGAGCGAGCGCGACGAATGGCCGACCTTTAGCCCCATGTCCCACAGGGCGTAGAGCATCGATTCGATGACCTGCTCGCTCCACCCCGTCTGTTTCCAGGGGGTGAGGAAAGCGATGTCGACGTCCGAATGCGGCGCCATTTCGCCGCGGCCGTAGCCCCCCACCGCGACCAGCGCCATGCGTTCGGCGGCGGTGGGATTGGTGTTGCGATAGAGCCGCTGGACGGTGAAGTCCCAAAGCAGCCGCAGGAGCTGATCGGTCAGATAAGCACCGGCCTGTGCCGCTTCGAGCCCGCGCGAGGGATGGAGCGTGAGGCGCCGGGCAATCTCCGCCCGGCCGGCGTCTAGCGCGGCCTTCAGTAACTGAGTGCCGGCACGCCGAAGTGCCCCCGTGTCGGCTGCTTCGAGCGCCATCAGTGCATCGGCGATGGCGCGCCGATCGATCAGGGCACGGCGATTGGGGACATGGTCGAAGCGGGACATGGGACGAGGATAAGGGCTCATCCTCGCATCTGCTACTGTCCTGCCGCCGTCATTCTCGCGGAGGCGGGAATAAAATCTGGCTGACGCTGCGCATCATTCGCCACGTCAGCCAGAACTGAACCCCGCCTCCGCAGGGATGATCTGAAATGAGCGCCGGAGTTACCCCGCCTTCGCGACCCCGACCAGCGCCGGGCGCAACAGACGGTCCTTCAGCATGTAGCCGGCCTGGATTTCCTGCACGACGGTGCCAGGCTCGGCATCCGCCGACGGCACTTCGAACATCGCCTGGTGACGATTGGGGTCGAGCTTCTGGCCGAGTGACTCGACCTTGGTGATGCCATGTCGACCGAACACGCTGTCGAGCTCCCGCCCGGTCGCCTCCAGGCCGGTCACCAGGCCCTTCATCTTCTCGTCGGCGCGCAGCTCGGCCGGGATTGCGTCCAGCCCGCGCGACAGATTGTCGGCAACCGACAGCAGGTCGCGAGCGAACCCGGTGACCGCATAGTCGCGCGAATCCTGCGCGGACTTTTCGGCGCGGCGCACCATGTTCTGCGCGTCGGCGCGAGCATAGAGTACCGCGGCCTTGGCTTCGGCCAGTTCCGCTTCGAGCTGGGTGATGCGATCGTGGTCGGCGACTTCGGGGGCGGCATCCGCCGTTTCGCCGCGCAGGTCCACGGCCTCTGCGGTCAGGCCGGCATCTTCGGTCTTGGTTTCTTCGTTCATGACATCCGTTCTACTGAAAACTGTGGCTCACGCCAGCAGTCGTGCGAGCGTGGCGGCCGTGAAATCCACCATGGGCACGACCCGCGCATAGTTCAACCGCGTCGGACCGATCACGCCGACGACGCCCACCACCTGCTCGTCGATCGCGCGCACGGGCTGGGCGATGACGGACGATCCCGACAGCGCGAAAAGCTTGTTCTCCGACCCGATAAAGATACGCGCAGCCTGCCCCTCGCGCGCTGAATCGAGCAGGCGCATGATCTCCTCCTTGCCCTCCAGCTCATCGAGCAGGCCGCGGACGCGGTCCAGGTCGGCGGCGGCGGCAGGATCGATGAGATTTGCCTGACCGCGGACGATCAACACGGGGCGGCGCGCGCCGTCTTCGCTCAATACCGCAATGCCGCGTTCGACCAGCGCGCGAGCGGCACCATCGAGCGCGGCGCGTTCCGCGGCGATCTCGCGACCGATGCGCTGGCGAATGTCGCTCAGCGTTGCGCCGGCAGCGCGGACGTTTAGAAAATTGGCGGCGGCCTCCAGCGCGGACGGCGGAACCTCCCCCGGCAGGTCGATCACGCGGTTCTCGACGGACCCGTCATCGCCGACCAGCACCGCGAGCGCACGGGCCGGGCCAAGCGGCACGAAGCCGAACTGGCGCAGAACCGGCTCCCGGCGGGGTACGAGGACAAGGCCGGCACAGGCCGACAGGCCCGACAGTGCGGCAGTGGTCGCCGCGATCGCTTCCTCGACCGGCCCGCCGCCCCGCGCGCTGGCGTGGATCGTCGCGCGTTCCTGCTCCGACGGGGCGACCGCGTGCATCATGCCGTCGACGAACAGGCGCAGCCCGGTCTGCGTCGGCATCCGCCCGGCAGAAGTATGCGGCGCAGCGAGCAGGCCCGTCTCCTCCAGATCCTGCATGACGCCACGGATCGAGGCGGGCGACAGGTTGAGGCCCGATACCTGCGCGATCGTCTTCGACCCCACCGGCTGTCCGGAATCGAGATATGACTGAACCACCAGCCGGAAGACGTCGCGCGCTCGGTCGCTGAGTTCTGGGAAGGTCGGCGTCACGCGGGAGAAGATAGGGCGTGCCGCTGATGTGCTCAACGCCCCCCGTCGTCATTCCCGGGAAGGCGGGAATGGATTGCGGCTTATTTCGCGATCCAATTCGGTCAGTCCGCCAGGATTGATCCCCGTCCGCTTGGGGATAACGTCGAGAGGGGGGGAGGTCGCCTGTCCTGCACACTGGCGCCGGCTGCGCCGCGCAGCTAGGGCAGGACAAAATCCACGGAGTATCCCATGCGACCTTCCGGCCGTGCGCCCGACGAAATGCGCGCCATCACGATAACCCCGAACTTCACGCGTCATGCCGAAGGATCGGTGCTGATCGCGTTCGGCGATACCAAGGTGCTGGTCACCGCCTCGATCGAGGAAAAGGTGCCGCCGTTCCTGCGCGGTAAGGGCGAGGGTTGGGTGACGGCCGAATACGGCATGCTCCCGCGGGCGACCCACACCCGCGGCGCGCGGGAAGCGGCCAAGGGCAAGCAGTCCGGGCGGACTCAGGAGATTCAGCGCCTGATCGGCCGCAGCTTGCGGGCGGTCACCGACCTGAAGCTGCTGGGCGAGCGTCAGATCGTGCTCGACTGCGACGTCATCCAGGCCGACGGGGGCACGCGCACCGCGGCGATCTCCGGTGCCTGGGTCGCGCTGCGCCTGGCGGTCGACAAACTGATGGCGTCGGGCAAGCTGACGACCGACCCGATCCTGCATAAGGTCGCGGCGGTCAGCTGCGGCATGTATCAGGGTCAGGCGGTGCTCGACCTCGACTATCCCGAAGATTCGAACGCCGAAGCCGACGCCAACTTCGTGCTGCTCGACGACGGCAAGATTGCCGAAGCTCAGGCGACCGCGGAAGGCGCCTGCTACGACGAGGAGAGCCTGTTGCGCTTGCTGCGGCTCGCCCGCATCGGCTGCGCGCAGATTTTCGCCGCGCAGGACAAGGCGACCGGGCGATGAGCGGCGAGGGACCAGAACCCCAGGCGATCCGCAAGCTCGCTCCTGGCAAGCTCGTCATCGCCAGCCATAACGAGGGCAAGGTCCGCGAAATTCGTGAACTGCTGCTGCCCTATGGCATGGATGTCGTCTCGGCGGGCGAACTCGACCTGCCCGAGCCCGAGGAGACCGGCACGACCTTCGTCGCTAATGCCGAGCTGAAAGCGCTGCAGGCGGCCGACCTGTCGGGTTTTCCGGCGCTCAGCGACGACAGCGGGCTGTGCGTCGAGGCGCTGGGCGGTGACCCCGGCATCTTTTCCGCGCGCTGGGGCGGGCCGGACAAGGACTTCGGACACGCGATGCGGCTGGTCGAGGACCGGCTGGCAGAGAAGGGCCCCGAAGCTTCCCGCGATGCGCACTTCATCTGCGCGCTGGCGCTGGCCTGGCCCGACGGGCATGTCGAATGGTTCGAAGGCCGGGTCGACGGCACGCTCGTCTGGCCGCCCCGTGGGGACAAGGGGCATGGCTATGATCCGGTCTTCGTCGCCAACGGTCATGACGAAACCTTCGGCGAAATGGATCAGGCGGTGAAGAACGACATCAGCCACCGTGCGGACGCCTTCCGCCAGTTGGTCGCGGCGGTTTTCTGACCCCGCTTACGCTGCTTCTCGTCGCCTTTCCCCCCGAATGGGTGGCGATGGTGCCGCATGTGGAGGTGGCGGAGGAGCATTACCTGCACGGCCGCACGGTGATCGTCGGTCGGATGGCGGGTCGCGACGTCATTCTGGCGCAGACCGGCGTCAGCATGGTCAACGCAGCGATGACGACGCAGGCGCTGCTCGATCGCTTCGCCGTGTCGCGGATCGTCGTGTCCGGCGTCGGCGGCGGGCTCGACCCGGCGAACGATGTCGGGCGCGTGCTGGCGCCGGCACGATGGGGGCAGTTTCTGGAGGTCGGGATGGGCCGCGCGACGCCCACGGGGCCCGTGCTGCCGCCGCTGCCCGGCGCAACCGATCTGCCGCCCTTCGGCATGATGATCCCGCGCGATGTGATCGTAGGGCACGCGGACGAAGCGGAACGCGGGCGCCGCTGGTTTGATGCGGATCCGGTGTTGCTCGAAGTCGCCCGATCGTTCGAGAGCACGCATGACTTGCGCGTCGGCGGAGCGGGTCTGAGCGGAACGGCGTTCGTCGATAATGCGGCGTACCGCGACTATCTCCACGCGACGTTCGGTGCATCGGTGCTCGACATGGAAAGCGCCGCCGTCGCGCAGGTCGCTTTCGCGAACCGCGTGCCCTTCATCGTTTTCCGCAGTCTGTCCGACCTGGCGGGGGGCGAAGACCATGCGAACCACCTGCCCGACTGGCTGGACCGCGCGTGCGCCAATGTCGCTTCGGTGACACGCGCCTTCATCGCCGCGCTGTCCGACGAATAAAAGAGGCGGCCCGGCAGGGGAGGGGCGCCGGGCCGCACGAGTCTGCGCCTGGTCTTGGGAGCTTCCGAGCGCTGACGTCGGTATATTCCCATCGTGGCGATGGGAGAAGCGAGGGCTCCTTTTGCCGACCCAAGCCCGACTTTCAGCCGCCATAGTCGATCAACGAAAAACCGCGCCGGCTCTGATCGAGCCGACGCGGTTTCGTAATCCGGCGATGCCGAAACGCTTAGAGCGTGTTGGCGACCGTGTTTCCGGCAGCGTCGGCTGCGTTCAGCGTATCCGCTGCGGCGTTGTCGAGCGTCGCGTCGGTCGCATTCAGCGTATCGACCGCGGTCAGGTTTTCCGAAAGCGGCAGCTCTTCGTTCAGCACGACGTCGTTGCTGACGTTGGTTTCGGCCGACTTGTCGCCGCAGGCCGACAGCGCGAGAGCAGCGGCGACGGCGAGCGGAGCGATTGCGAACTTCTTCATCGATTTTCCCCTTCAAACGGCAGGCCGCGGCGCGGCTGCCCCCCACTCGAGGCGCGAGTGTCGGTTGGCGGTCCTAAGCCAATTCCCATCCTTACGATAGGATAGAAAAACTTGAGGGCTCTCGACCCTGGTTAGGCAAATAGCCCTAGCGGCCCGCGCCCGTTGGCGGTCCATGTCGACCAGTTGGGAAGGACATAGCCGAGGTCACCGTCCGCCACCCCGTGCCACTTCGCGATCGCGCCCAGATATTCCTCCTGCGCAATCGTCGGGATGAACCGGCCTTCGGATGAAACGTCGTCGGCCCCCCCCAGCACGGTCGAGGGATAGATGCCATGCGCCAGTTTCGGCCGCAGGTTGCCCGAAACGACCAAATGGTTGCTGCCCCAGGCGTGGTCGGTGCCCATCTGGGCATTGCCTCTGAACGTGCGGCCAAAATCGCTCATCGTGAATGCGGTGACGTTCTCCGCCATGCCCATCGACTTCATCGCCTTGTAGAAGGCGGCGAGGGCCATCGCGAGCTCGCCGAGCAAATTGGCGTGGGTGCCGGTGGACGTATCGGTGTTCACCTGGGTCGAGTGATTGTCGTAACCACCCTGCGTCACGAAGAAGGTCTGGCGGTCGTGGCCCAGAGTCGATCGCGCCTCGATCAACCGCGCGACGCGCAGCAGTTGCCGGGCGACGTCGCTGGTCAGCGTTGCGCCCGTTGTCGGATTGACGAAGAACGCATCGACGCTGCTGGTCGCGGTCAGGATCGAGTTGGCGGTCGTCGCCTGTGTGTAGGCGGACGTGATCTGCTTCGCGGTGACGTCGGCAATGGTGCCCATGCCGGCGGCGCTGGCAAAGGCATCGATCGCGCTGTTCTTGGCCGAAATGCCTGCACTATAGCCGGTGCGCGACAGCGTGCCGGTCGATGGCAGGATCAGCGGCGAACTGCGCTGGCCGATGACCGCCAGGTTCGAACCGCCGAGCGAGATCAACGCCGGCGTCGCTGTCTGCGCGGCGCGATCCGCGATCCGGCCCATGAAGCCGTCGAAATTGTCGCTACGCGCCCGCAGCCCCTGCCAATGCGCCTGCTCGTCCGAATGGCTCTGCAGGTTGGTCGGGCGCAGGTCGCTGCGGCTTTGGTACAGCGACTTGTTCAGCGGGGCGTAGAGCGTGCCGGTGTTGAGAACCACATTCAGCGCGCCTTCCGCCCACACGCTGTTCAGCGCCGACATCGCCGGATGCAGGGCAAAGGCCGAGCCATCGAGCGCGGTCAGCTTGTTCTGCGCGAGCGCCACGGTGCCGCGCGAACTCGCATAGCCCGCGTAGCGGCTGTCGGTCGGCACGACCATGTTCCAGCCGTCGTTGCCGCCGAACAGGAACACGCCGACCATGGCGCGGTAGCTGCCGTTGGGCGCAGCAGAAGCGGTTCGGGCAAGCTGACCAAGTGCGGCCGCCGCACCGGTGCCGGCGATGAAGGTAGCGAAATCGCGACGGGTGAGTTTCATGTCTCGCTTGCCCTTTACCGGTCGACCAGGAACAGCGGGCTGGTGCCCACGATATAGAGCATCATCTGCGCGCGGCGTCGGGCCTGCAGTGTAGCGTCGGCATTGGTGATCGCCGCAGCCGCCGCCTTCAGCGCCGTCTTCTGTGCATCGGTCATCGTGTTGGCCATCATGAGCAGGTTGATCCGCGCGATCATCGCGTCGGTATCGGTGCCCAGTGCCTCCCAAGCGCCCCATTCGGTCTTGCTGCCGACCCAGCCGGGAATGCCCGGATTGGTCGTGAATTCGCTGCGTGTCTGATCGCCCGAGATCGTCCAGTTATAGACGAAATTATGGAAGCGCGTGACGTTCGACGTCGTCATCAGCTTCGACGGACCGCTCTTGAGCGACGTGTTGCCGGGCAGCGGATAGTCGGGTGGATAGAAATTGAAGACGCTCGGCGATCGGAAGACGGGCTGCGCCAGGTTCGAGTCCTGGGTGACGAAGGCATAGCCATCCGTCGTCATCCCGACCGCGCGCATCAGCGAGGTCATCAGCAGGATGGGTTCCTTGACCTTTCCATCGGATGCGCCGGTCCGCGAGGCCCCTCGCGCTTCGCTATCGGTCAGGATCGCGCGAACAACCGCCTTCATGTCGCCGCGCACGCCTGACCCATTGTCGGCGAACTTCGCGGCCACACGACCGACATAGGCAGCCGAGGGGTTGGACGTGACCAGCTGCTGGATCAGCGCCTTCGACACATAGGGCGCGGTCGACGCGTTGTTGAACGCCGCCTCGACCGCCGCCTTGACGCTGTCCGACTGCGACGCGCCGGCGGGAACGGTGGTGCCGAGAAACGTCTTGACGCCGGTATCGTAGCGCGTCGCGATCTCGATCATCGGCTTCGAATAGTCACGCTGATTATTGTCGGTGATCGCGGCACCGGACAGTCGCGGATAGGTCCAGCCGGTCAGCGCTTTGGCGACACCCTTGATGTCATCGGTGGTGTAGGTGGGGATTGCCGCGCCGGTCGCGTCGAGCTTGCGGGTGCCGTCCATGTTCAGCTGGTCGGGACCCATGCTGAAGAGTTGCAGCATTTCGCGCGCATAATT
The nucleotide sequence above comes from Roseomonas aeriglobus. Encoded proteins:
- a CDS encoding 5'-methylthioadenosine/S-adenosylhomocysteine nucleosidase gives rise to the protein MVPHVEVAEEHYLHGRTVIVGRMAGRDVILAQTGVSMVNAAMTTQALLDRFAVSRIVVSGVGGGLDPANDVGRVLAPARWGQFLEVGMGRATPTGPVLPPLPGATDLPPFGMMIPRDVIVGHADEAERGRRWFDADPVLLEVARSFESTHDLRVGGAGLSGTAFVDNAAYRDYLHATFGASVLDMESAAVAQVAFANRVPFIVFRSLSDLAGGEDHANHLPDWLDRACANVASVTRAFIAALSDE
- a CDS encoding DUF1800 family protein yields the protein MAVMQRRAGRLVVSFVALAALSACGGGGSSGGSGGGLVSVTPTPTPTASPTPTPVSTQDAVRLAQQATFGPTPDVVNRIVALGINGWIDEQFAATGSRYDDIAASTGVAQNFCTGSTDTACNRKYFSREPVAMRFYADAMVAPDQLKQRVAFALSQILVASETEVNETNGIAAYNQILLDGAFGNYRDLLMNVTMSSFMGDYLDMADSNRTAPSENYAREMLQLFSMGPDQLNMDGTRKLDATGAAIPTYTTDDIKGVAKALTGWTYPRLSGAAITDNNQRDYSKPMIEIATRYDTGVKTFLGTTVPAGASQSDSVKAAVEAAFNNASTAPYVSKALIQQLVTSNPSAAYVGRVAAKFADNGSGVRGDMKAVVRAILTDSEARGASRTGASDGKVKEPILLMTSLMRAVGMTTDGYAFVTQDSNLAQPVFRSPSVFNFYPPDYPLPGNTSLKSGPSKLMTTSNVTRFHNFVYNWTISGDQTRSEFTTNPGIPGWVGSKTEWGAWEALGTDTDAMIARINLLMMANTMTDAQKTALKAAAAAITNADATLQARRRAQMMLYIVGTSPLFLVDR
- a CDS encoding [protein-PII] uridylyltransferase, translating into MSRFDHVPNRRALIDRRAIADALMALEAADTGALRRAGTQLLKAALDAGRAEIARRLTLHPSRGLEAAQAGAYLTDQLLRLLWDFTVQRLYRNTNPTAAERMALVAVGGYGRGEMAPHSDVDIAFLTPWKQTGWSEQVIESMLYALWDMGLKVGHSSRSLDEMVRQAKADVTIRTALLEGRYVWGDETLYAEAERRFRIEVQADTARAFITEKLAERDARHVKMGDSRYVVEPNVKEGKGGLRDLHALFWIGKYAYNVGTAPELVGAGLLTRDELRRFYRAENFLWAVRCHLHIIAGRAEDRLTFDYQREIADRMRFTDRPGKSKVERFMQFYFLQAKAVGDLTGVFVAHIDEKFAARGRRFGLPTIRRRPSKLNGFVLDRGRLALPSDDFFAQDPVRLVEMFQLAEANALEIHPLAMRAAARDARLVDGVRNDPRANALFLALLTGERDPEMVLRWMNEAGVFGRFVPDFGRVVAQMQFDMYHHYTVDEHTIRAIGLLSRIERGLLKDDHPLATAIFGQIVSRRALYVTVLLHDIAKGRGGDHSILGAEVATRLCPRFGLTPAETETVAWLVRWHLLMSATAFKRDLSDFKTILDFANAVQSPQRLIMLLVLTIVDIRAVGPGVWNGWKRQLLTDLFEGAEEVLRLGHKQRGRGERIAAKQAELGRALGWDADRFAAVVRRLPEAYWVAEPTDVLEHNLRMIEAAGMTDLAIDTSPHPARGATLVTVYAADHPGLFYRIAGAIHAAGGNIIDARIHTTGDGMALDNFLVQDPLGRPFDDPGQLERIRTGIADALANRVKLRDRLKAKAPPRPRADAFAVQPNVLIDNAASNRFTVIEVNARDRPALLHHLANALFQSRVTIHSAHVATYGERAVDTFYVTDLTGDKLGGTRVKTIEKRLLEAAAGEDVALAA
- the hrcA gene encoding heat-inducible transcriptional repressor HrcA; the encoded protein is MTPTFPELSDRARDVFRLVVQSYLDSGQPVGSKTIAQVSGLNLSPASIRGVMQDLEETGLLAAPHTSAGRMPTQTGLRLFVDGMMHAVAPSEQERATIHASARGGGPVEEAIAATTAALSGLSACAGLVLVPRREPVLRQFGFVPLGPARALAVLVGDDGSVENRVIDLPGEVPPSALEAAANFLNVRAAGATLSDIRQRIGREIAAERAALDGAARALVERGIAVLSEDGARRPVLIVRGQANLIDPAAAADLDRVRGLLDELEGKEEIMRLLDSAREGQAARIFIGSENKLFALSGSSVIAQPVRAIDEQVVGVVGVIGPTRLNYARVVPMVDFTAATLARLLA
- a CDS encoding DUF1501 domain-containing protein translates to MKLTRRDFATFIAGTGAAAALGQLARTASAAPNGSYRAMVGVFLFGGNDGWNMVVPTDSRYAGYASSRGTVALAQNKLTALDGSAFALHPAMSALNSVWAEGALNVVLNTGTLYAPLNKSLYQSRSDLRPTNLQSHSDEQAHWQGLRARSDNFDGFMGRIADRAAQTATPALISLGGSNLAVIGQRSSPLILPSTGTLSRTGYSAGISAKNSAIDAFASAAGMGTIADVTAKQITSAYTQATTANSILTATSSVDAFFVNPTTGATLTSDVARQLLRVARLIEARSTLGHDRQTFFVTQGGYDNHSTQVNTDTSTGTHANLLGELAMALAAFYKAMKSMGMAENVTAFTMSDFGRTFRGNAQMGTDHAWGSNHLVVSGNLRPKLAHGIYPSTVLGGADDVSSEGRFIPTIAQEEYLGAIAKWHGVADGDLGYVLPNWSTWTANGRGPLGLFA
- the rph gene encoding ribonuclease PH, which gives rise to MRPSGRAPDEMRAITITPNFTRHAEGSVLIAFGDTKVLVTASIEEKVPPFLRGKGEGWVTAEYGMLPRATHTRGAREAAKGKQSGRTQEIQRLIGRSLRAVTDLKLLGERQIVLDCDVIQADGGTRTAAISGAWVALRLAVDKLMASGKLTTDPILHKVAAVSCGMYQGQAVLDLDYPEDSNAEADANFVLLDDGKIAEAQATAEGACYDEESLLRLLRLARIGCAQIFAAQDKATGR
- the grpE gene encoding nucleotide exchange factor GrpE, which encodes MNEETKTEDAGLTAEAVDLRGETADAAPEVADHDRITQLEAELAEAKAAVLYARADAQNMVRRAEKSAQDSRDYAVTGFARDLLSVADNLSRGLDAIPAELRADEKMKGLVTGLEATGRELDSVFGRHGITKVESLGQKLDPNRHQAMFEVPSADAEPGTVVQEIQAGYMLKDRLLRPALVGVAKAG
- the rdgB gene encoding RdgB/HAM1 family non-canonical purine NTP pyrophosphatase; translation: MSGEGPEPQAIRKLAPGKLVIASHNEGKVREIRELLLPYGMDVVSAGELDLPEPEETGTTFVANAELKALQAADLSGFPALSDDSGLCVEALGGDPGIFSARWGGPDKDFGHAMRLVEDRLAEKGPEASRDAHFICALALAWPDGHVEWFEGRVDGTLVWPPRGDKGHGYDPVFVANGHDETFGEMDQAVKNDISHRADAFRQLVAAVF